The following proteins are co-located in the Streptomyces sp. DT2A-34 genome:
- a CDS encoding cytochrome P450, whose translation MAAPSDLAFDPWDPAFLADPYPAYAELRARGRVHWFEPTNQWLVPHHADVSALLRDRRLGRTYQHRFSHEDFGRDAPPAEHEPFHTLNDHGMLDLEPPDHTRIRRLVSKAFTPRTVERLKPYVANLAGELVERLVEAGGGDLLADVAEPLPVAVIAEMLGIPESDRAPLRPWSADICGMYELSPSEETAAKAVRASVEFTEYLRELIAERRKEPGDDLISGLIAAHDEGDRLTEQEMISTCVLLLNAGHEATVNATVNGWYALFRNPDQLAALRADHCLVPSAVEELMRYDTPLQLFERWVLDDIEIDGTTIPRGSEIAMLFGSANHDPAVFADPERLDLTRKDNPHISFSAGIHYCIGAPLARIELAASMTALLERTPTLRLTAEPERKPNFVIRGLEGLQVEVA comes from the coding sequence ATGGCAGCTCCTTCCGACCTCGCTTTCGACCCCTGGGACCCGGCGTTCCTGGCCGACCCGTACCCCGCCTACGCCGAACTGCGTGCCCGGGGCCGGGTGCACTGGTTCGAGCCCACGAACCAGTGGCTGGTCCCGCACCACGCGGACGTCTCGGCGCTGCTGCGGGACCGCAGGCTGGGCCGGACGTACCAGCACCGGTTCAGCCACGAGGACTTCGGACGCGACGCGCCGCCCGCCGAACACGAGCCGTTCCACACCCTCAACGACCACGGCATGCTCGACCTGGAGCCGCCGGACCACACCCGGATCCGCCGGCTGGTGTCGAAGGCGTTCACGCCGCGCACGGTGGAGCGGTTGAAGCCGTACGTGGCGAACCTCGCCGGGGAGCTGGTGGAACGGCTCGTCGAGGCGGGCGGCGGTGATCTGCTGGCGGATGTCGCCGAGCCGCTCCCCGTGGCCGTCATCGCGGAAATGCTGGGTATCCCCGAGTCCGACCGGGCCCCGCTGCGGCCCTGGTCGGCGGACATCTGCGGGATGTACGAGCTGAGCCCGTCCGAGGAGACGGCGGCGAAGGCGGTGCGGGCGTCGGTGGAGTTCACCGAGTACCTGCGGGAGCTGATCGCCGAGCGCCGCAAGGAGCCCGGCGACGACCTGATCTCCGGCCTGATCGCGGCCCACGACGAGGGCGACCGCCTCACCGAGCAGGAGATGATCTCGACCTGCGTCCTGCTCCTCAACGCGGGCCACGAGGCCACGGTCAACGCCACCGTCAACGGCTGGTACGCCCTGTTCCGCAACCCCGACCAGCTCGCCGCCCTGCGGGCCGACCACTGCCTGGTCCCGTCCGCCGTAGAGGAGCTCATGCGCTACGACACCCCGCTCCAGCTCTTCGAGCGGTGGGTGCTGGACGACATCGAGATCGACGGTACGACGATTCCGCGCGGGTCGGAGATCGCGATGCTGTTCGGCTCCGCGAACCATGACCCGGCGGTGTTCGCCGACCCGGAACGGCTGGACCTCACCCGCAAGGACAACCCGCACATCTCCTTCAGCGCCGGCATCCACTACTGCATCGGGGCGCCGTTGGCCCGGATCGAGCTGGCGGCGTCGATGACGGCGTTGCTGGAGCGGACACCGACGCTGCGCCTGACGGCAGAGCCGGAGAGGAAGCCGAACTTTGTGATCCGGGGGTTGGAGGGGCTTCAGGTGGAGGTGGCCTGA
- a CDS encoding VOC family protein, whose amino-acid sequence MEQRITLITLGVSDLARSKAFYEALGWRGQEVEETVFFQAGGLGLVLWGRDKLARDCGLEPGQAGRFGGIVLAHNVRSEAEVDALLAAVQRAGGTVTKPAAVNAIGFYSSAFVDPDGHAWEVAHNPGFPLAEDGSITLPDFGAVQDRP is encoded by the coding sequence ATGGAACAGCGCATCACTCTGATCACGCTGGGAGTCTCCGACCTGGCCCGGTCCAAGGCCTTCTACGAGGCCCTGGGCTGGCGCGGGCAGGAGGTCGAGGAGACCGTCTTCTTCCAGGCGGGCGGCCTGGGGCTGGTGCTGTGGGGCCGGGACAAGCTGGCCCGGGACTGCGGTCTGGAGCCCGGGCAGGCGGGTCGTTTCGGCGGAATCGTCCTCGCACACAACGTCCGGTCCGAGGCCGAGGTCGACGCGCTCCTCGCGGCGGTGCAACGGGCCGGCGGGACGGTCACCAAGCCCGCCGCCGTCAACGCGATCGGCTTCTACTCCAGCGCCTTCGTCGACCCCGACGGCCACGCCTGGGAGGTCGCCCACAACCCCGGCTTCCCGCTCGCCGAGGACGGCTCGATCACGCTTCCCGACTTCGGCGCGGTTCAGGACAGGCCCTAG
- a CDS encoding response regulator transcription factor: protein MTIRVLIADDQMMVREGFSVLLNAMPDIEVVGEAVNGREAVDRVRELSPDVVLMDIRMPELNGIEATREIVAANGAAKVLVLTTFDLDEYVYQALRAGASGFLLKDASARQLADGVRVVAAGEALLAPSVTRRLITEFSKLSDSPRLMSSAHAAYGDLTERETEVLVLIAQGLSNAEIAERLVVAESTIKTHVSRILVKLGLRDRTQAAVFAYEARLVTPG, encoded by the coding sequence ATGACCATCCGCGTACTGATCGCGGACGATCAGATGATGGTGCGCGAGGGCTTCTCGGTCCTGCTGAACGCGATGCCGGACATCGAGGTCGTCGGCGAGGCGGTCAACGGACGCGAGGCGGTGGACCGGGTCCGTGAACTCTCCCCCGACGTCGTGCTGATGGACATCCGCATGCCGGAGCTGAACGGCATCGAGGCCACCCGGGAGATCGTCGCGGCGAACGGCGCGGCCAAGGTGCTGGTGCTGACCACCTTCGACCTCGACGAGTACGTGTACCAGGCGCTGCGCGCGGGAGCCTCGGGCTTCCTGCTGAAGGACGCCTCGGCACGCCAACTCGCCGACGGCGTCAGGGTGGTGGCGGCCGGCGAGGCTCTCCTCGCCCCCTCCGTCACCCGGCGGCTGATCACCGAGTTCTCCAAGCTGTCCGACTCCCCGCGCCTGATGTCCTCCGCACACGCGGCGTACGGGGACCTGACCGAGCGGGAGACGGAGGTGCTGGTCCTGATCGCGCAGGGCCTGTCGAACGCGGAGATCGCCGAGCGGCTGGTGGTCGCCGAGTCGACGATCAAGACCCACGTCAGCCGGATCCTGGTGAAGCTGGGCCTGCGGGACCGTACACAGGCGGCGGTGTTCGCGTACGAGGCGCGGCTGGTCACGCCGGGCTGA
- a CDS encoding sensor histidine kinase gives MTETTRPQTQPPGDGAKPRSPEFRMAAEALRGLRQDLIHDAFAYRPMPRMRVDGPLTRRLPTRMREYASWTPHALIGVAALFTLMLATVDTSASALLLGPLCVIPVLLTMVRPVGAFWLSMAATPFTGVLGHSAGDWPWVPGAFACHLTVLTVVAVRTRPRTALWMWLVTGAYGLAAGAGIGPGYYGANTGPMMVVSAMVLLCVALWHIRREARQEVTAQQTVTAQERSKRTLLEERTTIARELHDVVAHHMSVVAIQAEAAPYRVENPPPELERAFATIRENAVAALTELRRILGVVRAEDYEAPDAPQPTLADLDALLANVRDAGLDVEKTVTGAVRALPQGVELSAYRIVQEALSNSLRHAPGASARVEIGYVLGGLGLRIVNGPPPASALLKPSPGAGHGITGMRERVSMLGGEMTAGRTEDGGYEVAVFLPVTTTAEDGS, from the coding sequence GTGACCGAGACGACTCGCCCGCAGACCCAGCCGCCGGGGGACGGGGCCAAGCCGCGCAGTCCGGAGTTCCGGATGGCCGCCGAGGCCCTGCGCGGGCTGCGCCAGGACCTGATCCACGACGCCTTCGCCTACCGCCCGATGCCCCGCATGCGGGTCGACGGCCCGCTGACCAGGCGGCTGCCGACGCGTATGCGGGAGTACGCCTCCTGGACGCCGCACGCGCTGATCGGGGTGGCCGCCCTGTTCACGCTGATGCTCGCCACGGTCGACACCAGTGCCTCGGCCCTGCTGCTCGGTCCGCTCTGCGTGATCCCCGTGCTGCTGACCATGGTGCGGCCCGTCGGAGCGTTCTGGCTGTCCATGGCCGCCACCCCGTTCACCGGCGTGCTCGGCCACAGCGCGGGCGACTGGCCGTGGGTGCCCGGCGCCTTCGCCTGCCATCTGACAGTGCTGACGGTCGTGGCCGTACGCACCCGGCCGCGTACGGCCCTGTGGATGTGGCTGGTGACGGGGGCGTACGGCCTGGCCGCGGGCGCCGGCATCGGTCCGGGCTACTACGGCGCGAACACCGGACCCATGATGGTCGTCTCCGCGATGGTCCTGCTCTGCGTCGCCCTCTGGCACATACGCCGGGAAGCGAGACAGGAGGTCACCGCCCAGCAGACCGTGACCGCGCAGGAGCGTTCCAAGCGGACCCTGCTGGAGGAGCGCACGACGATCGCGCGCGAACTGCACGACGTGGTCGCCCACCACATGTCGGTCGTCGCCATCCAGGCGGAGGCCGCCCCCTACCGGGTGGAGAACCCGCCGCCGGAGCTGGAGCGGGCCTTCGCCACCATCCGGGAGAACGCGGTGGCGGCGCTCACCGAACTCCGCCGCATCCTGGGCGTCGTCCGCGCCGAGGACTACGAGGCCCCGGACGCCCCGCAACCCACCCTTGCCGACCTGGACGCGCTGCTGGCCAATGTGCGGGACGCGGGCCTGGACGTCGAGAAGACGGTGACCGGAGCGGTGCGCGCACTCCCGCAGGGCGTCGAGCTGTCGGCGTACCGCATCGTGCAGGAGGCACTCAGCAACAGCCTGCGCCACGCGCCCGGCGCGAGCGCCCGCGTCGAGATCGGTTACGTCCTCGGCGGTCTGGGCCTGCGCATAGTCAACGGCCCGCCGCCCGCGTCCGCCCTGCTGAAGCCCTCGCCGGGCGCGGGGCACGGCATCACCGGGATGCGGGAGCGGGTCAGCATGCTGGGCGGCGAGATGACGGCGGGCCGGACGGAGGACGGCGGCTATGAGGTGGCCGTGTTCCTGCCGGTCACCACGACGGCAGAGGACGGCTCATGA